One window of Cohnella hashimotonis genomic DNA carries:
- a CDS encoding CTP synthase yields MTKYIFVTGGVVSSLGKGITAASLGRLLKNRGLKVTIQKFDPYINVDPGTMSPYQHGEVFVTDDGAETDLDLGHYERFIDINLSKNSNVTTGKIYSTVISKERRGEYLGGTVQVIPHITNEIKDRVFRAGRETGSDVVITEIGGTVGDIESLPFLEAIRQIKGDIGRDNVMYIHVTLIPYIKAAGEVKTKPTQHSVKELRSIGIQPNVIVCRTEHPLAEDLKRKIALLCDIDANAVIECRDASTLYEVPLMLQEQGLDDYVVNHLKLGGADKPDMDEWIELVNRVKSLKRTTEIAIVGKYVALHDAYLSIVESLAHAGIDADAEVNIRWVNAEEVTPANVEQLLGGVGGILVPGGFGDRGIEGKITAIRYARENKVPFFGICLGMQVAVIEFARSMAGLDGAHSSEFHAATPYPVIDLLPDQKDIEDMGGTLRLGLYPCKIVPGTLAAECYGEELIYERHRHRYEFNNEYRDLIESTGLKISGASPDGRLVEMVELPGHPWFLSVQFHPEFISRPNRPQPLFREFVKAALVGAES; encoded by the coding sequence GTGACCAAATATATATTCGTGACGGGCGGCGTCGTATCCTCGCTCGGCAAGGGAATCACGGCGGCGTCGCTGGGGCGTCTGCTCAAGAATCGCGGCCTCAAAGTGACGATCCAGAAGTTCGACCCGTACATTAACGTCGACCCGGGCACGATGAGCCCGTATCAGCACGGAGAGGTGTTCGTAACCGACGACGGTGCGGAAACGGACCTCGACCTCGGCCACTACGAACGTTTTATCGATATTAATCTATCCAAGAACAGCAACGTTACGACCGGCAAAATTTATTCCACCGTTATCAGCAAAGAGCGTCGCGGCGAGTATCTGGGCGGTACGGTGCAGGTTATCCCCCATATTACCAACGAGATCAAGGACCGCGTATTCCGTGCGGGACGCGAGACCGGCTCCGACGTCGTCATCACCGAGATCGGCGGCACGGTAGGCGACATCGAGAGTCTCCCGTTCCTCGAAGCGATCCGCCAGATCAAGGGCGACATCGGCCGGGATAACGTCATGTACATTCACGTAACGCTGATTCCTTATATCAAGGCAGCCGGCGAGGTCAAGACCAAGCCGACCCAACATAGCGTCAAGGAGCTGCGCAGCATCGGCATCCAGCCGAACGTCATCGTATGCCGCACCGAGCATCCGCTGGCGGAAGACCTGAAGCGCAAGATCGCGCTGTTGTGCGATATCGACGCCAACGCGGTCATCGAGTGCCGCGACGCTTCGACGCTGTACGAAGTGCCGCTCATGCTGCAAGAGCAAGGTCTCGACGACTATGTCGTGAACCATCTCAAGCTTGGCGGAGCGGACAAGCCGGATATGGACGAATGGATCGAGCTTGTGAACCGCGTCAAATCGCTGAAGCGTACGACGGAGATCGCGATCGTGGGTAAGTATGTCGCGCTGCACGACGCTTACCTGAGCATCGTCGAATCGCTCGCGCATGCGGGGATCGACGCAGACGCCGAAGTGAACATCCGCTGGGTGAACGCCGAGGAAGTCACGCCTGCCAATGTAGAGCAGCTGCTGGGCGGCGTCGGCGGGATCCTCGTGCCGGGAGGCTTCGGCGACCGGGGCATCGAGGGCAAGATTACGGCGATCCGTTATGCGCGCGAGAACAAGGTGCCGTTTTTCGGCATTTGCCTCGGCATGCAAGTGGCCGTCATCGAGTTCGCGCGGAGCATGGCAGGCCTGGACGGCGCGCACAGCTCCGAGTTTCATGCGGCTACGCCATATCCGGTCATCGACCTGCTGCCGGATCAAAAGGATATCGAGGACATGGGCGGCACGCTGCGCCTCGGACTCTATCCCTGCAAGATCGTACCGGGCACGCTCGCTGCAGAATGCTACGGCGAAGAGCTTATCTACGAACGCCATCGCCACCGTTACGAGTTCAACAACGAGTACCGCGATCTCATCGAATCGACGGGTCTCAAGATCAGCGGCGCGTCTCCGGACGGCAGGCTGGTGGAGATGGTCGAGCTGCCGGGCCACCCCTGGTTCCTGTCCGTACAGTTCCATCCGGAGTTCATCTCCCGTCCGAACCGTCCGCAGCCGCTTTTCCGCGAATTCGTCAAGGCGGCGCTGGTTGGCGCGGAATCTTGA
- a CDS encoding response regulator, which yields MAKKRLLIVDDQIGIRILLLEVFSVEGYETFQAANGRAALEIVRTHTPDLVLLDMKIPGMDGLEILKKIKEMNRDVKVIMMTAYGELDMIKEATDLGALMHFTKPFDIDELRVAVNMQLAEDGPSPRFAAGT from the coding sequence GTGGCCAAGAAGAGATTGCTAATTGTCGACGATCAGATCGGCATTCGGATCTTGCTGCTCGAGGTATTCAGCGTCGAAGGTTACGAGACTTTCCAGGCGGCGAACGGACGCGCGGCGCTGGAGATCGTACGTACGCATACCCCGGATCTTGTTCTGCTGGATATGAAGATTCCCGGCATGGACGGGCTTGAGATTTTGAAAAAGATCAAGGAAATGAACCGGGACGTCAAGGTTATCATGATGACGGCCTACGGCGAGCTGGACATGATCAAGGAAGCCACCGATCTTGGAGCGCTGATGCATTTCACCAAGCCGTTCGATATCGACGAACTGCGGGTAGCCGTCAACATGCAGCTGGCAGAGGACGGGCCGTCGCCGAGGTTCGCGGCGGGCACCTGA
- the rpoE gene encoding DNA-directed RNA polymerase subunit delta, translated as MSAEYVLKFDAEKIREMPMVDLAFEVLKAANTPFYYRDLMMEIAKLRGFSPEQINEFIAQVYTEINIDGRFACVGSNVWGLKRWYPVDRSDDPVTGGAKRPRIINDDDDLDDEDLYGEDEEETFTEAEEGFDLFDEDREEIFDEGEEAGESDEEVAIDEESEEEEGIEGEVDEEDDGFDEDEDEEDADEEEDEEAR; from the coding sequence GTCGACCTGGCCTTCGAGGTGCTCAAGGCGGCCAATACGCCGTTCTATTACCGGGATCTCATGATGGAGATTGCCAAGCTGCGGGGATTCTCTCCCGAGCAGATCAACGAATTTATCGCGCAGGTGTATACAGAGATTAATATCGACGGCCGCTTCGCATGCGTCGGCAGCAATGTCTGGGGCCTGAAGCGCTGGTACCCGGTCGATCGCTCCGACGATCCGGTTACGGGCGGCGCCAAGCGTCCGCGCATCATCAACGACGACGACGATCTCGACGACGAGGATCTGTACGGCGAGGACGAGGAAGAGACCTTCACGGAGGCCGAAGAGGGCTTCGATCTGTTCGACGAAGACCGCGAGGAGATCTTCGACGAAGGCGAAGAAGCGGGCGAGTCCGACGAAGAAGTCGCGATCGACGAGGAGTCCGAAGAAGAGGAAGGCATCGAAGGCGAAGTCGACGAGGAAGACGACGGCTTCGACGAGGATGAGGACGAGGAAGACGCTGACGAAGAGGAAGACGAAGAAGCGCGCTAA
- a CDS encoding UDP-N-acetylglucosamine 1-carboxyvinyltransferase, with protein sequence MEKLMIRGGRPLRGTVSISGAKNSAIALLPAAILAESEVRLDNLPHISDVEIYKELLQELGCRVSWQEETLSIDPTGIQSIPMPNGRVKLLRASYYLMGALLGRFGEATIGLPGGCNFEPRPIDQHIKGFEALGAIVTNEHGAIRIKANELRGARIYMDVVSVGATINIMLAAARAKGSTIIENAAKEPEIIDVATLLNAMGAKIKGAGTETIRIEGVERMHGCRHSIIPDRIQAGTYMIMAAATRGDVLIDNIIPKHMEALTAKLQEMGVHVYEMDESIRVVGQQDYEAVDVKALVYPGFATDLQSPMTSLLTQTTGVSILSDYVYSNRFKHVPELARMGAQIRVEGRSAIVEGSKLNAAKVRASDLRAGAALVVAALTVEEGVTEITGLEYIDRGYERLEEHLRGLGADVWREA encoded by the coding sequence ATGGAAAAACTGATGATACGCGGGGGACGTCCGCTTCGCGGAACGGTCTCCATCAGCGGCGCCAAGAACAGCGCGATCGCACTGCTCCCTGCCGCTATTCTCGCCGAATCCGAGGTCAGGCTCGACAATCTGCCTCATATCAGCGACGTCGAGATTTATAAGGAACTGCTTCAGGAACTGGGCTGCCGGGTCTCATGGCAAGAAGAGACTTTATCCATCGATCCGACCGGCATTCAATCGATCCCGATGCCCAACGGCCGGGTCAAGCTATTGAGAGCTTCTTATTACTTAATGGGCGCTCTGCTCGGACGCTTCGGCGAAGCCACAATCGGACTGCCGGGCGGCTGCAACTTCGAGCCGAGACCGATCGACCAGCACATCAAGGGCTTCGAGGCCCTGGGCGCAATCGTAACCAACGAACATGGAGCTATCCGCATTAAAGCTAACGAATTACGCGGAGCTAGAATATATATGGACGTCGTCAGCGTAGGCGCCACGATTAATATTATGCTGGCAGCGGCCAGAGCGAAGGGCTCTACGATCATCGAAAACGCCGCGAAGGAACCCGAGATCATCGACGTGGCCACGCTGCTGAACGCCATGGGCGCCAAGATCAAAGGCGCGGGCACCGAGACGATTCGCATCGAAGGCGTAGAACGCATGCACGGCTGCAGACACTCCATCATTCCCGACCGCATTCAAGCCGGCACTTATATGATCATGGCCGCCGCGACGCGCGGCGACGTTCTCATCGACAACATCATTCCCAAGCACATGGAAGCACTCACCGCCAAACTTCAAGAAATGGGCGTTCACGTCTACGAAATGGACGAATCCATCCGGGTCGTCGGCCAGCAAGACTACGAGGCGGTCGACGTCAAGGCGCTCGTCTATCCGGGATTCGCCACGGATCTCCAGTCGCCGATGACGAGCCTGCTCACCCAGACGACCGGTGTCAGCATTTTGTCCGATTACGTGTACAGCAACCGGTTCAAGCATGTCCCCGAGCTCGCGCGGATGGGCGCCCAGATCCGCGTCGAAGGCCGCTCGGCAATCGTCGAGGGCAGCAAGCTTAACGCCGCTAAGGTTCGGGCATCCGACCTGCGCGCGGGAGCTGCGCTTGTCGTGGCTGCGTTGACCGTCGAAGAAGGGGTGACGGAGATCACCGGTCTGGAATACATCGACCGCGGTTACGAGAGGCTCGAGGAGCATTTGCGCGGCCTCGGCGCGGACGTATGGCGCGAAGCTTGA
- the fba gene encoding class II fructose-1,6-bisphosphate aldolase — translation MPLVSMNEFLPKAKANKFAVGQFNMNNLEFAQAITEAAMEEKSPFIFGVSEGALKYMGIEYTVAIAEAAAKKSGLPIALHLDHGSTFDIAMKCIRAGFSSVMFDGSHHPYEENIKLTKEIVKAAHAMGVSVEGELGTIGGVEDDLSVDEADASLAKPEEAIRFYEETGVDALAIAVGTAHGMYKGEVKIHYDIIEAVVAKIPVPIVLHGGSGVPDDMIRKAIQAGAGKINVNTENQVACTAAIREVLGKDANVIDPRKYLTPARTAMKAVVQEKIRLFGSSNQA, via the coding sequence ATGCCACTCGTATCAATGAACGAATTCCTTCCCAAGGCGAAGGCGAACAAGTTCGCGGTAGGCCAATTCAACATGAACAATCTTGAATTCGCCCAAGCGATCACCGAAGCCGCCATGGAAGAAAAATCCCCCTTCATCTTCGGCGTCAGCGAAGGCGCGTTGAAGTACATGGGCATCGAGTACACGGTTGCCATCGCGGAGGCGGCAGCGAAGAAATCCGGCCTTCCGATCGCCTTGCATCTCGACCACGGCAGCACCTTCGACATCGCCATGAAGTGTATCCGCGCAGGCTTCTCCTCCGTCATGTTCGACGGTTCGCACCACCCTTACGAAGAGAACATCAAGCTGACCAAGGAAATCGTCAAAGCCGCTCACGCGATGGGCGTTTCCGTCGAAGGCGAGCTGGGCACGATCGGCGGCGTCGAGGACGACCTGAGCGTGGACGAGGCTGACGCTTCGCTGGCCAAGCCTGAAGAAGCGATCCGTTTCTACGAGGAGACCGGCGTCGACGCGCTGGCTATTGCAGTAGGTACGGCTCACGGCATGTACAAGGGCGAAGTCAAGATCCACTATGATATCATTGAAGCAGTCGTCGCCAAGATTCCTGTGCCTATCGTTCTGCACGGCGGCTCCGGCGTACCGGACGACATGATCCGCAAGGCGATCCAAGCGGGCGCCGGCAAGATCAACGTCAACACGGAAAACCAAGTGGCTTGCACCGCAGCGATCCGCGAAGTGCTCGGCAAGGACGCCAACGTCATCGATCCCCGCAAGTATCTGACGCCTGCACGCACCGCGATGAAGGCCGTCGTTCAAGAGAAGATCCGTCTCTTCGGCAGCAGCAACCAAGCTTAA